In the Neofelis nebulosa isolate mNeoNeb1 chromosome 11, mNeoNeb1.pri, whole genome shotgun sequence genome, one interval contains:
- the COMT gene encoding catechol O-methyltransferase isoform X2 yields the protein MLEAPPLLLAAFSLGLVLLVLLLCHSYSGFLLICWNEFVLQPLYNLFMGDTKEQRILRHVLQHAVAGDPQSVLEAIDTYCLQKEWAMNVGDKKGQILDAVVREQRPSVLLELGAYCGYSAVRMARLLEPGARLLTIELNPDYAAITQQMLDFAGLQDRVTVVAGPSQDIIPQLKKKYDVDMLDMVFLDHWKDRYLPDTLLLEAPYCASPCTPISPSSYPIPYQPLTLLLGQPQSGD from the exons ATGCTGgaggccccacccctgctgtTGGCAGCCTTCTCATTGGGCCTGGTgctgctggtgctgctgctgTGCCACTCCTACTCGGGCTTTCTCCTTATCTGCTGGAATGAGTTCGTCCTGCAGCCCCTCTACAACCTGTTCATGGGCGACACCAAGGAGCAGCGTATCCTGCGTCATGTGCTGCAGCATGCGGTGGCCGGGGACCCACAAAGTGTGCTGGAGGCCATCGATACCTACTGTTTACAGAAGGAGTGGGCTATGAATGTGGGTGACAAGAAAG GCCAGATCTTGGATGCAGTGGTGCGGGAACAGCGCCCATCGGTGCTGCTAGAGCTGGGGGCCTACTGCGGCTACTCAGCCGTGCGCATGGCCCGCCTGCTGGAGCCCGGGGCCCGACTGCTCACCATTGAGCTCAACCCTGACTACGCCGCCATCACCCAGCAGATGCTGGACTTTGCAGGCCTGCAGGACAGG GTAACCGTTGTGGCCGGGCCATCCCAGGACATCATCCCCCAGCTGAAGAAGAAATACGATGTGGACATGCTAGACATGGTCTTCCTTGACCACTGGAAGGACCGGTACCTGCCAGACACCCTTCTCCTGGAG GCTCCTTATTGTGCATCCCCCTGCACCCCTATCTCACCATCCTCATACCCCATCCCATACCAGCCCTTAACGCTGCTGCTTGGCCAGCCCCAAAGTGGTGACTAG